In the Candidatus Binatia bacterium genome, CGAACTCCTCGTAGGTGCGAGTTTCGCGGGTGAACAGCTGTATGACCATCATGCCCGAGATGGCTTCCTGGAGGTGGGCGTTGAGGCGAGCGATGCGCTCTCGGATGAGGCGGTAGCTGTGGCGGGCGCGGAGGCGGAAGAAGTTGATGGCGAGCAGGAGAAACGGCAGGAGGGCGAGGCTGACCAGGGCGAGCTTGACATCGATGGCCAGCATGATGGCGACGATGCCCAGCAGCGTGACGACATCCATGCCGATGGTGAGGGCACCGGCGGCGAACATTTCGTTAATGACATCGATGTCGGTGGTCATGCGGGTGACGAGGCGGCCGACCGGGTGGCGGTCGAAGTACGCGGCTTCGAGGCGCTGCACGTGGGCGAAGACGGCGATGCGGAGGTCGGCGAGGCTCTTCTGGGCAACTACCATGGTCAGGTAGTACTGCAGGTACATGAAGGCGAGTTCGGCGACGATGGTGGCGCCGAATATGACTCCCATGACTGCGACGCCGTGCGGATTGTTTTGCGCCACGTAGCGGTCGATGGTGACTTTGAGCAGGTAAGGTTGGGCAAGGACGAAGGCCGAGGTTACGGGCAGGCAGGCGACCGACAGCCAGAACTCGCGCTGATAAGGGCGGATGAACTGCCAGAGGCGGTAGGCGAGGCGAGCGTCGTACGCGCGCCCGAGGAGCGTTTCCGAGTCGGCGGCGCTGACGGTTGGGGCGGCGGGGGCGCTCATAAGGCAGCGATCTCCTCCTCGAGTCGCTGCTGGCGGGCGAGGTCGGCGTACAGACCGCCACGGGCCATGAGAGTGGCGTGGTTGCCGATTTCGACGACTTGCCCTTCGTCAATCACGGCGATGACGTCGGCGTTCTGGACGGTGGAGATGCGGTGGGAGACGACGATACGGGTGCGTTGGCGAACGACGCTTTCGAGGGCGGTAAGGATGGTGCGTTCGGTACGGGTGTCGACGCTGGACAGGGCATCGTCGAGGACGAGCACGGGAGCGTCGCGGAGCAGGGCGCGAGCGATGGTGAGGCGTTGTTTCTGGCCGCCGGAGAGAGTGATGCCGCGTTCGCCGACGACGGTATCGTAGCCGCGGGGGAAGCTCTCGATGTCGGTGGCGACACCGGCGACGGTGGCGGCGGTGCGCACGGCGGCGTCGTCTGCGTGGTCGGCACCGAAGCGGATGTTGTCGCGCACGGTTGCGGAGAAGAGGAAGGGGTCCTGCGGCACGTAGGCGATCGCGCGGCGGAGCTGGGCGAGTGGCATGGTGCGGACGTCGCGGCCGTCGAGGAGTACGGTGCCGTTATGCGCATCGAACAGGCGCGGTAGCAGCATGGCGAGGGTGCTCTTGCCGGCTCCGGTTCGGCCGATCAGGGCGAGCTGCCGGCCGGGGGCGACGGCGAGGGTGACATTGCGCAGAGCGGTGCGGCCGGTGCCGGCGGTGGGGTATGCGAAGGTTACGTCACGGTATGCGATGGCGCCGTGGATGACCGGGAGGGGCGTGGCGCCGGGTCGGTCGGAAATAGTGGCGGGGGCGTCGAGGATCTCCTCGAGTCGGCGCATGGCGGCGCGGCCGCGCTGCAGGACGGAGAGGATCCAGCCGAGAGCGAGGGTCGGCCAGGCGAGGAGGTTGAGATAACCGATGAAGGCGACCATGTCGCCGAGGCTCAGCCGGCCGGCGATCGCCTGGAGGCTGCCGTACCAGAGCACGACCAGAGTGCCGACGCTGGAAGCGGCGCGCATGAGTGGAAACAACTGGCCGCGCGAGCGGGCGAGTTTGAGGCTGGCCGCCTTGAAACGCTCGTTGGCGGCGGCAAAGATTCTGGCCTGAATCTCTTCGGCGGCGTAGGCGCGAACCACGTGCATGCCGCTGAGGTTTTCCTGCACGTCGCTGCTGAGGGCAGCCAGGCCTTCCTGTACCCGCAACGTGTCCTCGAGGATGCGGCGGCTGTAGAATTTCACAACGATGAGAAGCAGCGGGTAGGGAATGAGGGCGGCGAGGGTGAGGCGGGCGTCGAGGGCGAGCATGATGGCGACGCCGTAAGCGTAGTAGATGGGAGTGTTGATCAGGTTGAGAACGCCGACGCCGAGGAGCATGCGCACGGCAGTGACGTCGTTGACCAGACGGGACATCAGGTCGCCGGTCTGGTGACGCTGGTAAAAGGCGAGGGGAAGTCGTTCGAGGTGGCGGAAGAGGTCGTTTCGCAGGTCGTACTCGACGTCGCGTCCGACGTTGAAGATCAGGCTGCGTGACAGGGTGCGCACGACGGCCTGGGCGAGGGCGATGGCGACGATCGTCAGGGCGAACGTGGCAACGCGGCTGGCGGGGGCACCGGCGCCGACGGCGTCGACCGCGCGTTTGAGCAGGTAAGGGATGGCCATGGCCAGGGAGGCCGTGGCGAGCAGGCACAGGCAGCCGACGGCGTATCTCCGGCGGTATCGCCGTACGTAGCCCCACAAACGATGCATTTCGCGCATACTCCCACAACGACATTTCCATGCAATCGCGGTTGGCCGGGCAAAAAAAGAGGCGGCGGAACAAGTCCGCCGCCTCGGTGCGAGTGTGGGGTGCCGTTGCGGGTCACTTGTCGATGGAGCCGTCCCACACCTCGATGGCGCCGTACATGCCGCGCTCGGGGCCCTTGGCCTTCTTATCGTCCTTGCCCTTCTCCTTGGTGGGGTCGGCCTTACCCGAGCGCCAGGTTGGGGAGAGGACGTCGCCGAAGGCGACGCCGATGTCGAGTACGCCATCGCGGTTGACATCGGCAACGGCGGTGCCCCAGGTGCGTTCACGGCCGTCGGTGGGAAGACCGTTGTTCTTTTGAAGCTGCCAGTTTCCGGTGCCGTCGCCATGGAAGACGAAGACGCCGTAGACGCCTCCGATCTCTTCGAGGTTGGACTTGCCGACCACGACTAGATCTGTCTTCTGGTCGTTGTTGAGGTCGCCGAGGGCAACGCCCAGGGCATTCATCGGGATTATGCCTTCGTTCGCCTTGCGCCAGCGGATGCCTGCGGGGCCGGATTCCTGGATGAACACCTCGGCGCCCGGGATAGCGGCGCCGGAGGCCACGTCGAGCTTGCCATCGCCGTTGACGTCGCCGACGGCGATGCCCCAGTATAAGCCGTGGATCTCGGGGGCAGGCATCCCTTCTGATGCTTCCGTCCAGCTGCCTTTGCCGTTGCCGCGCCATACTCGGGGGCCGGCCGAGTAGGCGGCGACGACGTCGAGGTTGCCGTCGCCGTCGACATCGTCGATTTCCACTGCATTGCCCCATTCGGTTTGCGAAAGACCTTTAGAGCTTTCACGCCAGACCCCTTTGCAGTCGCCGGTGAAGGCGCGCACGCCCTCCTCGGAAGCGGCGACGATCGCAAGGTCGAGGCAGCCGTCTTTATTGAAGTCGCCGACGGCGACGTCTTCGGAGCCCACGGTGGGGAGTCCTGCGGAGGCGTTGCGCCAGTTGCCGGTGCCGTCGCCAAGATACACGAAGACGCCCTTGCAGTGGTCGGCGATGGCAACGTCCATCTTGCCGTCGTTGTTGGCGTCGCCAAAGTCCATGCCGCCACCGCAGTAGGCCTCGCGGGGTAGCCCGTTGGATGCATCGGTCCAGTTGCCCTTGCCGTCGCCCACGAAGATATAGGGCCCATCGGCGAGGCGCGAAACGACGCCGATGTCAGGGTTGCCGTCGCCGTTGATGTCGCCGAAGGCGAACTGAGACTTCCATATTCTCGATTTTGGCAGCCCCTGACTGGTGCTCGTATACTGAACCGGGGCTCTGGGGCCGGCGGCGGAGGGCTTGCCGGAACC is a window encoding:
- a CDS encoding VCBS repeat-containing protein, with the protein product MRFPWNSLAVATVGLVAVPGCGLFGSGKPSAAGPRAPVQYTSTSQGLPKSRIWKSQFAFGDINGDGNPDIGVVSRLADGPYIFVGDGKGNWTDASNGLPREAYCGGGMDFGDANNDGKMDVAIADHCKGVFVYLGDGTGNWRNASAGLPTVGSEDVAVGDFNKDGCLDLAIVAASEEGVRAFTGDCKGVWRESSKGLSQTEWGNAVEIDDVDGDGNLDVVAAYSAGPRVWRGNGKGSWTEASEGMPAPEIHGLYWGIAVGDVNGDGKLDVASGAAIPGAEVFIQESGPAGIRWRKANEGIIPMNALGVALGDLNNDQKTDLVVVGKSNLEEIGGVYGVFVFHGDGTGNWQLQKNNGLPTDGRERTWGTAVADVNRDGVLDIGVAFGDVLSPTWRSGKADPTKEKGKDDKKAKGPERGMYGAIEVWDGSIDK
- a CDS encoding ABC transporter ATP-binding protein/permease; protein product: MHRLWGYVRRYRRRYAVGCLCLLATASLAMAIPYLLKRAVDAVGAGAPASRVATFALTIVAIALAQAVVRTLSRSLIFNVGRDVEYDLRNDLFRHLERLPLAFYQRHQTGDLMSRLVNDVTAVRMLLGVGVLNLINTPIYYAYGVAIMLALDARLTLAALIPYPLLLIVVKFYSRRILEDTLRVQEGLAALSSDVQENLSGMHVVRAYAAEEIQARIFAAANERFKAASLKLARSRGQLFPLMRAASSVGTLVVLWYGSLQAIAGRLSLGDMVAFIGYLNLLAWPTLALGWILSVLQRGRAAMRRLEEILDAPATISDRPGATPLPVIHGAIAYRDVTFAYPTAGTGRTALRNVTLAVAPGRQLALIGRTGAGKSTLAMLLPRLFDAHNGTVLLDGRDVRTMPLAQLRRAIAYVPQDPFLFSATVRDNIRFGADHADDAAVRTAATVAGVATDIESFPRGYDTVVGERGITLSGGQKQRLTIARALLRDAPVLVLDDALSSVDTRTERTILTALESVVRQRTRIVVSHRISTVQNADVIAVIDEGQVVEIGNHATLMARGGLYADLARQQRLEEEIAAL